A part of Brachybacterium faecium DSM 4810 genomic DNA contains:
- a CDS encoding serine/threonine protein kinase (PFAM: Protein kinase domain) yields MAVMVPSRTPRRAARDPRLSALAEDSGYEILGRIGAGGMGIVYRAHDADGNDVAIKLLRHEISDDARARERLAREVAAQKLVRNDNIVRILDAELDSPDAFVVTEFIPGPTLEDAVRAHGGLHPEAVREIGLVMGETLRQIHAAGVIHRDLKPSNVMLRGATEQDLTGFDLDGDRLDPVIIDFGIAIAAEESRLTSTGLVMGTAAYLDPEVIRTDHAGEAGDWWAWAALIAFAATGREPYGSGRADLVFLRAERGEIDIEGVPSELGAWLRSALRSEPAQRPDPAQLLERLAALDLSLYDDPGETELLDAASRTAVLPVASGGSADAAAAGAAGAAGSAAAGTADAPDGAERSDGPGADEDGEATTALPVEDPAERTEVLPTLSTPAEEPTHALPRVTTPEEPVTEALPVTGPPTRALPVVPPAAGASATAPHWAPQPVPHPVAQQAPYPVAPQAPHQVAPQQAIAPHPQWDPAHPPGMAGPVEGYGPWPEPPPRRPVLVWLGHLLLIALAGIAPYVSLAALLLLGGLARVWERSHRAVTTQRMRGATGSGPSWRAGLASPFRMAVGLLETALQVLFPLILGVLVGFAFDAGWTLLQGSAPPDSAAFVLAMAITLLITWVGLGSGTTRNGAHRMLDAAAPDRFWSGVMLVLLLLLLGAVSLTLLARSGMVDYFPFPGGPRLDDLALWRR; encoded by the coding sequence ATGGCGGTCATGGTCCCTTCCCGCACGCCCCGCCGCGCCGCCCGTGATCCGCGGCTGAGCGCGCTCGCCGAGGACTCCGGGTACGAGATCCTCGGCCGGATCGGCGCGGGCGGCATGGGGATCGTCTATCGCGCCCACGATGCCGACGGGAACGACGTGGCGATCAAGCTGCTGCGTCACGAGATCTCCGACGACGCCCGGGCCCGCGAGCGCCTGGCCCGCGAGGTCGCGGCGCAGAAGCTGGTGCGCAACGACAACATCGTGCGGATCCTCGACGCCGAGCTCGACTCCCCGGACGCGTTCGTGGTCACCGAGTTCATCCCGGGGCCGACGCTCGAGGACGCGGTGCGCGCCCACGGCGGCCTGCACCCCGAGGCCGTGCGCGAGATCGGGCTGGTGATGGGGGAGACGCTGCGGCAGATCCACGCCGCCGGGGTGATCCATCGCGACCTCAAGCCCAGCAACGTCATGCTGCGCGGCGCGACCGAGCAGGACCTCACCGGCTTCGATCTCGACGGGGACCGGCTGGACCCGGTGATCATCGACTTCGGCATCGCGATCGCGGCCGAGGAGTCCCGCCTCACCTCGACGGGCCTGGTGATGGGCACCGCGGCGTATCTCGATCCCGAGGTGATCCGCACCGACCATGCCGGCGAGGCGGGGGACTGGTGGGCGTGGGCGGCCCTGATCGCCTTCGCCGCGACCGGCCGCGAGCCCTACGGCAGCGGCCGCGCGGATCTGGTGTTCCTGCGCGCCGAGCGCGGGGAGATCGACATCGAGGGGGTGCCCAGCGAGCTCGGGGCATGGCTCCGCTCGGCGCTGCGGTCCGAGCCGGCGCAGCGGCCCGACCCCGCGCAGCTGCTGGAGCGCCTGGCCGCGCTGGACCTCAGCCTCTACGACGATCCCGGCGAGACCGAGCTGCTGGATGCCGCCTCCCGCACGGCCGTGCTGCCCGTCGCGAGCGGCGGCTCCGCCGACGCCGCGGCCGCAGGAGCTGCAGGCGCCGCCGGGAGCGCTGCGGCGGGCACGGCCGACGCGCCGGACGGGGCCGAGCGGTCCGACGGCCCGGGCGCGGACGAGGACGGCGAGGCCACCACGGCGCTGCCCGTCGAGGATCCCGCCGAGCGCACCGAGGTGCTGCCCACCCTCTCCACTCCCGCCGAGGAGCCGACGCACGCCCTGCCGCGCGTCACCACCCCGGAGGAGCCCGTGACCGAGGCGCTGCCCGTGACGGGGCCTCCCACTCGGGCGCTGCCCGTCGTGCCCCCGGCGGCGGGTGCGAGCGCGACGGCCCCGCACTGGGCGCCGCAGCCGGTGCCCCACCCGGTCGCGCAGCAGGCGCCCTACCCGGTCGCCCCGCAGGCGCCGCACCAGGTCGCGCCGCAGCAGGCGATCGCACCGCACCCGCAGTGGGACCCCGCCCACCCGCCCGGGATGGCGGGGCCGGTCGAGGGCTACGGCCCTTGGCCCGAGCCGCCCCCGCGACGGCCCGTGCTGGTGTGGCTGGGCCATCTGCTCCTCATCGCCCTCGCCGGGATCGCCCCCTACGTCTCCCTGGCCGCGCTGCTGCTGCTCGGCGGGCTGGCCCGCGTGTGGGAGCGCTCGCACCGCGCGGTGACCACCCAGCGGATGCGCGGCGCGACCGGCTCCGGCCCCTCCTGGCGGGCCGGCCTCGCGAGCCCCTTCCGCATGGCCGTCGGCCTGCTGGAGACCGCGCTGCAGGTGCTCTTCCCCCTCATCCTCGGAGTGCTCGTGGGCTTCGCCTTCGACGCCGGCTGGACGCTCCTGCAGGGCAGCGCCCCGCCGGACTCCGCCGCCTTCGTCCTCGCGATGGCGATCACGCTGCTGATCACCTGGGTGGGGCTGGGCAGCGGCACCACCCGCAACGGCGCCCACCGGATGCTGGACGCCGCCGCACCGGACCGGTTCTGGAGCGGTGTGATGCTCGTGCTGCTGCTCCTGCTGCTGGGCGCCGTCTCCCTCACCCTGCTGGCCCGCAGCGGCATGGTCGACTACTTCCCGTTCCCCGGCGGCCCCCGCCTCGACGACCTCGCCCTCTGGCGGCGGTGA
- a CDS encoding Uracil-DNA glycosylase (PFAM: Uracil DNA glycosylase superfamily~TIGRFAM: uracil-DNA glycosylase) codes for MPTPLPEIIAADWAEALAPAEDRLHELGDFLRAEAAAGRGYLPAGDQVLRAFTRPLSEVRVLIVGQDPYPTPGHPIGLSFAVDREVRPLPRSLGNIYAELESDLGIPRAPHGDLTAWQDQGVLLLNRVLTVMPGAPASHRRRGWEEITELALRALVARGGPLVAILWGRHAQSLIPLLGDVPHIASAHPSPLSASRGFFGSQPFSRANTLLEQQGAAPIDWRIPA; via the coding sequence ATGCCGACCCCGCTCCCCGAGATCATCGCCGCCGACTGGGCCGAGGCCCTCGCCCCCGCGGAGGACCGCCTGCACGAGCTCGGCGACTTCCTGCGCGCCGAGGCGGCGGCCGGACGCGGCTACCTGCCCGCCGGCGACCAGGTGCTGCGCGCCTTCACCCGCCCGCTCTCCGAGGTGCGGGTGCTCATCGTGGGCCAGGACCCGTACCCCACGCCGGGCCACCCGATCGGGCTGTCCTTCGCGGTGGACCGCGAGGTGCGGCCCCTCCCCCGCTCGCTCGGCAACATCTACGCCGAGCTCGAGAGCGACCTGGGGATCCCCCGCGCCCCGCACGGCGACCTCACCGCCTGGCAGGACCAGGGCGTGCTGCTGCTGAACCGGGTGCTCACCGTGATGCCCGGGGCTCCGGCCTCGCATCGTCGGCGCGGCTGGGAGGAGATCACCGAGCTCGCGCTGCGGGCGCTCGTGGCCCGCGGCGGTCCGCTGGTCGCGATCCTGTGGGGCCGTCACGCGCAGTCGCTGATCCCGCTGCTGGGGGACGTCCCGCACATCGCCAGCGCCCACCCCAGCCCGCTGTCGGCCTCCCGCGGCTTCTTCGGCTCCCAGCCCTTCTCGCGCGCCAACACCCTGCTCGAACAGCAGGGGGCCGCACCGATCGACTGGCGGATCCCCGCCTGA
- a CDS encoding chaperonin GroL (PFAM: TCP-1/cpn60 chaperonin family~TIGRFAM: chaperonin GroL), whose translation MAKLISYDEEARRGLERGMNQLADAVKVTLGPKGRNVVLEKSWGAPTITNDGVSIAKEIELDDPYEKIGAELVKEVAKKTDDIAGDGTTTATVLAQALVKEGLRNVAAGANPIALKRGIDKAVAAVSETLIAQAHEIETKEQIASTAAISAADPAIGELIAEALDKVGKEGVITVEESNTMGLELELTEGMRFDKGFISPYFVTDADRQETVLEDPYVLLVSSKISSVKDLLPLLEKVIQSGKPLAIISEDVEGEALAVLVVNKLRGSFKSVAVKAPGFGDRRKAMLEDMAILTGGQVISEEVGLKLETAGLELLGQARKVVVTKDETTIVEGSGDAERIAGRVSQIRTEIENSDSDYDREKLQERLAKLAGGVAVIKAGAATEVELKERKHRIEDAVRNAKAAVDEGVVAGGGVALLQAGADTFSKLELEDDEATGANIVRVAVEAPLKQIAVNAGFEGGVVAEKVKGLPVGEGLNAATGGYEDLVAAGIIDPVKVTRSALQNAASIAGLFLTTEAVVADKPEPAPAGGGDDMGGMGGMGGMGGMM comes from the coding sequence ATGGCCAAGCTCATCTCTTACGACGAGGAAGCCCGGCGCGGCCTCGAGCGCGGAATGAACCAGCTCGCCGACGCCGTCAAGGTCACCCTCGGCCCCAAGGGTCGCAACGTCGTGCTCGAGAAGTCCTGGGGCGCCCCCACCATCACCAACGACGGCGTGTCGATCGCCAAGGAGATCGAACTCGACGATCCCTACGAGAAGATCGGCGCCGAGCTGGTGAAGGAGGTCGCCAAGAAGACCGACGACATCGCGGGCGACGGCACCACCACCGCCACCGTCCTCGCCCAGGCCCTGGTCAAGGAGGGACTGCGGAACGTCGCGGCCGGCGCCAACCCGATCGCGCTCAAGCGCGGCATCGACAAGGCCGTGGCCGCGGTCTCGGAGACCCTGATCGCTCAGGCTCACGAGATCGAGACCAAGGAGCAGATCGCCTCCACCGCCGCCATCTCCGCGGCCGACCCGGCCATCGGCGAGCTCATCGCCGAGGCCCTCGACAAGGTCGGCAAGGAGGGCGTGATCACGGTCGAGGAGTCCAACACCATGGGCCTCGAGCTGGAGCTCACCGAGGGCATGCGGTTCGACAAGGGCTTCATCTCGCCCTACTTCGTCACCGACGCCGATCGTCAGGAGACGGTCCTCGAGGACCCGTACGTCCTGCTGGTCTCCTCGAAGATCTCCTCCGTCAAGGACCTCCTGCCGCTGCTGGAGAAGGTCATCCAGTCGGGCAAGCCGCTGGCGATCATCTCCGAGGACGTCGAGGGCGAGGCCCTCGCGGTGCTCGTGGTCAACAAGCTGCGCGGCTCCTTCAAGTCCGTCGCCGTCAAGGCTCCCGGCTTCGGCGACCGCCGCAAGGCGATGCTCGAGGACATGGCGATCCTCACCGGCGGCCAGGTCATCTCCGAGGAGGTCGGCCTCAAGCTGGAGACCGCTGGTCTCGAGCTGCTGGGCCAGGCCCGCAAGGTCGTCGTGACCAAGGACGAGACCACCATCGTCGAGGGCTCCGGCGACGCCGAGCGCATCGCCGGTCGCGTGTCCCAGATCCGCACCGAGATCGAGAACTCCGACTCGGACTACGATCGCGAGAAGCTCCAGGAGCGCCTGGCGAAGCTGGCCGGCGGCGTGGCCGTCATCAAGGCCGGTGCCGCCACCGAGGTCGAGCTCAAGGAGCGCAAGCACCGCATCGAGGATGCCGTGCGCAACGCCAAGGCTGCTGTGGACGAGGGCGTCGTCGCCGGTGGCGGCGTCGCGCTGCTGCAGGCCGGTGCCGACACCTTCAGCAAGCTGGAGCTCGAGGATGACGAGGCCACCGGCGCGAACATCGTGCGCGTCGCCGTGGAGGCCCCGCTCAAGCAGATCGCGGTCAACGCCGGCTTCGAGGGCGGCGTCGTCGCGGAGAAGGTCAAGGGCCTCCCCGTGGGCGAGGGCCTGAACGCCGCGACCGGCGGGTACGAGGACCTGGTCGCCGCCGGGATCATCGACCCGGTCAAGGTCACCCGCTCCGCGCTGCAGAACGCGGCCTCCATCGCGGGCCTGTTCCTCACCACCGAGGCCGTCGTGGCCGACAAGCCGGAGCCCGCTCCGGCCGGCGGCGGCGACGACATGGGCGGCATGGGCGGCATGGGTGGCATGGGCGGCATGATGTGA
- a CDS encoding ABC-type cobalt transport system, permease component CbiQ (PFAM: Cobalt transport protein): MTAPLLGYIDRPGPLHSLSGVSKLVLALSVVVGAMIGFDLRYLVAVSAGSLLLWGISRVRLRDLAVVLWLIVIFMVLNNIGIFLFAPGYGSELFGTEHVLLDGPWHWDVTAEQLVYQLAVTAKYFAVLPAVLLFVATTRPPEFASSLARLGVPYRFAYAVSLALRYIPDVQREFRTISQAQQARGMDTSRNVALGTRIRHLTSILMPLLLGTFDRIESVSAAMELRGFGRGTGRTWLVRTPLRGRDALVITVSAALVAVPIVLLVVNGGRFWNPFA, encoded by the coding sequence ATGACCGCGCCGCTGCTGGGCTACATCGACCGTCCCGGCCCCCTGCACTCGCTGTCCGGGGTGTCCAAGCTGGTGCTCGCCCTGTCCGTGGTGGTCGGGGCGATGATCGGCTTCGATCTGCGCTATCTCGTGGCCGTCTCGGCCGGTTCGCTGCTGCTGTGGGGCATCTCCCGGGTGCGGCTGCGGGATCTCGCGGTGGTGCTGTGGCTGATCGTGATCTTCATGGTCCTGAACAACATCGGGATCTTCCTGTTCGCCCCCGGCTACGGCAGCGAGCTGTTCGGGACCGAGCACGTGCTGCTGGACGGTCCCTGGCACTGGGACGTCACCGCAGAACAGCTGGTCTACCAGCTGGCGGTCACCGCGAAGTACTTCGCGGTGCTGCCGGCGGTGCTGCTGTTCGTGGCCACCACCCGGCCGCCCGAGTTCGCCTCCTCCCTGGCGCGCCTCGGGGTGCCCTACCGCTTCGCGTACGCGGTCTCCCTCGCGCTGCGGTACATCCCCGACGTGCAGCGGGAGTTCCGCACCATCTCCCAGGCCCAGCAGGCCCGCGGGATGGACACCTCCCGGAACGTGGCCCTCGGCACCCGGATCCGCCACCTCACCTCGATCCTGATGCCGCTGCTGCTGGGCACCTTCGACCGGATCGAGAGCGTCTCCGCAGCGATGGAGCTGCGCGGTTTCGGCCGCGGGACGGGTCGCACCTGGCTGGTGCGCACCCCGCTGCGGGGACGGGACGCGCTGGTGATCACCGTCTCGGCGGCGCTGGTGGCGGTGCCGATCGTGCTGCTGGTGGTCAACGGCGGCCGCTTCTGGAACCCCTTCGCCTGA
- a CDS encoding ATPase component of various ABC-type transport systems with duplicated ATPase domain (PFAM: ABC transporter), which produces MTTAPPPPLIELSGYSFQYRAQSAPTLHDIDLVVRRGEKVLIVGASGSGKSTLLSAINGLIPHHHRGTASGTLRVGGKDPAEVPLVETARVAGTVLQDSNSQFVGLTVAEDIAFSLENQQVPSAEMPARIERAAALAGIGDRLADSPHDLSGGQKQRVAVAGVLVDDVEVLLLDEPLANLDPASGRAAIELIDDLHRDHSRTILLVEHRLEDVLHRDVDRIVLMDGGRIVADAPPAQLLASGLLERHGIRPPLHVAALRYAGAPVRAEQRPARSADMDLDEDQIAAVRRWVRDGGDAAAAAADGAGGADGVGERAPALELEQLRCEIPVGPERSTLALAEVSARIARGEMLGVLGSNGAGKSTLARVICGFERATGGRLRIGGVDAHGWSLTERGERVGFVLQEPGQMISQPQVTEEIALGLRARGLGREESEGRTAAVLEICGLRPFRSWPVSALSHGQRKRVTIASVLALEPEVLILDEPTAGQDFAHYTEFMDFLRQVNTAGTTVVLITHDMHLALEYTERVLVLSGGRLLADEHPAVVLTDPGLAARADLVTTGLHELARRCGITEGHTLVRRFVAADRAAREVAP; this is translated from the coding sequence GTGACCACCGCACCGCCCCCTCCGCTGATCGAGCTGTCCGGATACTCCTTCCAGTACCGGGCGCAGTCCGCGCCGACCCTGCACGACATCGACCTGGTGGTCCGCCGCGGGGAGAAGGTGCTGATCGTCGGTGCCTCCGGCTCGGGCAAGTCCACGCTGCTCAGCGCGATCAACGGACTGATCCCGCATCACCACCGGGGCACCGCCTCCGGCACCCTGCGCGTGGGCGGGAAGGATCCGGCCGAGGTCCCGCTCGTGGAGACGGCGCGCGTGGCGGGGACCGTGCTGCAGGACAGCAACAGCCAGTTCGTGGGGCTCACGGTCGCCGAGGACATCGCCTTCAGCCTCGAGAACCAGCAGGTGCCGAGCGCCGAGATGCCGGCGCGGATCGAGCGCGCCGCCGCCCTGGCGGGGATCGGCGACCGGCTCGCCGACTCCCCGCATGACCTCTCGGGCGGGCAGAAGCAGCGGGTCGCGGTCGCCGGGGTGCTGGTCGACGACGTCGAGGTGCTGCTGCTGGACGAGCCGCTCGCGAACCTCGACCCGGCCAGCGGCCGCGCCGCGATCGAGCTGATCGACGACCTCCACCGCGATCACTCCCGCACGATCCTCCTCGTCGAGCACCGGCTCGAGGACGTGCTGCACCGCGACGTGGACCGGATCGTGCTGATGGACGGCGGCCGCATCGTCGCCGACGCCCCGCCCGCGCAGCTCCTCGCCTCCGGGCTGCTGGAGCGGCACGGCATCCGCCCGCCCCTGCATGTCGCGGCGCTGCGATACGCGGGAGCGCCGGTGCGCGCCGAGCAGCGTCCCGCGCGCAGCGCGGACATGGACCTGGACGAGGACCAGATCGCGGCGGTGCGCCGCTGGGTCCGCGACGGTGGGGACGCCGCGGCCGCCGCGGCCGACGGAGCGGGCGGGGCGGACGGGGTCGGTGAGAGGGCCCCGGCTCTCGAGCTCGAGCAGCTGCGCTGCGAGATCCCCGTCGGCCCCGAGCGCTCCACCCTCGCCCTCGCGGAGGTCAGCGCCCGCATCGCGCGCGGCGAGATGCTCGGCGTGCTCGGCTCCAACGGTGCCGGCAAGTCCACGCTCGCCCGGGTGATCTGCGGCTTCGAGCGCGCCACCGGCGGCCGGCTGCGCATCGGGGGCGTCGACGCGCACGGATGGAGCCTCACCGAGCGCGGCGAGCGGGTCGGCTTCGTGCTCCAGGAACCCGGCCAGATGATCTCCCAGCCGCAGGTCACCGAGGAGATCGCGCTGGGCCTGCGGGCGCGCGGCCTGGGGCGGGAGGAGAGCGAGGGGCGCACCGCCGCCGTGCTGGAGATCTGCGGGCTGCGCCCCTTCCGCTCCTGGCCGGTCTCCGCCCTCAGCCACGGCCAGAGGAAACGGGTCACGATCGCCTCCGTCCTCGCCCTCGAGCCGGAGGTGCTGATCCTCGACGAGCCCACCGCCGGGCAGGACTTCGCCCACTACACCGAGTTCATGGACTTCCTGCGCCAGGTCAACACCGCCGGCACCACCGTCGTGCTGATCACCCACGACATGCATCTCGCGCTCGAGTACACCGAGCGGGTGCTGGTGCTCTCGGGCGGGCGCCTGCTGGCCGACGAGCATCCCGCCGTGGTGCTCACCGACCCGGGCCTCGCCGCGCGGGCCGACCTGGTCACCACCGGCCTGCACGAGCTCGCGCGCCGCTGCGGCATCACCGAGGGGCACACGCTGGTGCGCCGCTTCGTCGCCGCGGACCGCGCGGCCCGGGAGGTGGCCCCATGA
- a CDS encoding predicted membrane protein (PFAM: Protein of unknown function (DUF1393)), with amino-acid sequence MTRTHSPVTQVVAIGIGAALFFVLGRFVAIPTPIPNTSINIQYAILAVFAVLYGPLVAALAGLIGHVLIDATGYGIWISWELASGVFGLVVGLLLLRNAIAEGEFGRAFAARFTLAVVLANAVAWLLIAPAGDVLFYSEPANKVWVQGALAFVTNTVTAAVLGLLVLSVYARTRTRTGSLSHEQ; translated from the coding sequence ATGACCCGCACCCACTCCCCCGTGACCCAGGTGGTCGCGATCGGCATCGGCGCCGCACTGTTCTTCGTGCTCGGCCGCTTCGTCGCGATCCCCACCCCGATCCCCAACACCTCGATCAACATCCAGTACGCGATCCTCGCCGTGTTCGCGGTGCTCTACGGCCCGCTGGTGGCCGCTCTGGCCGGGCTCATCGGCCACGTGCTCATCGACGCCACCGGCTACGGGATCTGGATCAGCTGGGAGCTGGCCTCGGGCGTCTTCGGGCTCGTCGTCGGCCTGCTCCTGCTGCGCAACGCCATCGCGGAGGGCGAGTTCGGCCGGGCCTTCGCGGCGCGCTTCACGCTCGCGGTGGTTCTCGCCAACGCGGTGGCCTGGCTGCTGATCGCCCCCGCGGGGGACGTGCTGTTCTACTCCGAGCCGGCGAACAAGGTGTGGGTGCAGGGCGCGCTCGCCTTCGTCACGAACACGGTCACCGCCGCCGTGCTCGGGCTGCTGGTGCTGTCCGTCTACGCCCGCACCCGCACCAGGACCGGGTCGCTGAGCCACGAGCAGTGA
- a CDS encoding uncharacterized conserved protein (PFAM: Protein of unknown function DUF62) — protein MSSLVLQSDFGLDDGAVSAMYGVAVGVDPALRIHDVTHNIPPYDIWEGSYRLAQVLTYWPEGTVFVSVVDPGVGTERLSIVARTSTGHYVVTPDNGTLTHLEAIFGIDEIREIDETRNRRPGSEESYTFHGRDIYAFTGARLASGATSFEAVGPSVDRAALVRLPANPPEREGDQVRGIIDTHDVRYGSLWTSIPRTLFRELGIAHGDRVTVRIHHHGSVVHAAQLTYAHSFAAVEVGESLLYVNSLDRMAIAINRGHYAHAFSLGSGSSWRVTLEAAR, from the coding sequence ATGAGCTCCCTGGTGCTGCAGTCCGATTTCGGTCTCGACGACGGCGCGGTCAGCGCCATGTACGGCGTGGCCGTCGGCGTCGATCCCGCGCTCCGGATCCACGACGTCACCCACAACATCCCGCCCTACGACATCTGGGAGGGCTCCTACCGCCTCGCCCAGGTGCTGACCTATTGGCCGGAGGGGACCGTCTTCGTCTCCGTGGTCGATCCCGGGGTGGGCACCGAGCGGCTGTCGATCGTGGCCCGCACCAGCACCGGGCACTACGTGGTCACGCCCGACAACGGCACGCTCACCCATCTCGAGGCGATCTTCGGCATCGACGAGATCCGCGAGATCGACGAGACCCGCAACCGTCGCCCCGGCTCCGAGGAGTCCTACACCTTCCACGGCCGGGACATCTACGCCTTCACCGGCGCGCGCCTCGCCTCCGGCGCGACCAGCTTCGAGGCCGTCGGTCCGAGCGTCGACCGGGCCGCACTGGTGAGGCTGCCTGCGAACCCGCCCGAGCGCGAGGGCGATCAGGTCAGGGGCATCATCGACACGCACGACGTGCGCTACGGCTCGCTGTGGACCTCGATCCCCCGCACCCTCTTCCGCGAGCTGGGCATCGCCCACGGCGACCGGGTCACCGTGCGGATCCACCACCACGGCTCCGTGGTCCACGCCGCCCAGCTCACCTACGCGCACAGCTTCGCCGCCGTGGAGGTGGGAGAGTCGCTGCTGTACGTGAACTCGCTGGACCGCATGGCCATCGCCATCAACCGCGGCCATTACGCCCACGCGTTCTCGCTGGGCAGCGGATCCTCCTGGCGCGTCACCCTCGAAGCCGCCCGCTGA